In the Clostridium sp. 'White wine YQ' genome, AACAGTTGCACCAGATACGGTATCTACTTTAACCTTTTGATCTTCCACCACCTTGTCCACCAATACTTCTGCTGGCTTTCCTCTATCATATTTATGTTTTACAAGGTCAATTTTAGTTATTTTATGATCCTTCACCGTTACCTTTACTTCAGCTGCTACCCATAAGGTTTCTGTACTTCCTTCATAAGTGCCATCTGGAACTTTTGTAAGATCTACTTCAGAAATTACTATATCATTCACCTGTTTTTGATAGGTTTTTAAGTCCATATATGACTTAATACCTTTTACCCCAAAGTAGATTGCTATAATAGCTGCAATTCCTATTATAGAAACAATTATTTTTCTTTTACTCATTCTCTCTCTCCTCATACTAATATTTCTACGTTATCTTTATTATAATATAAATTATGAATTTTCTACCAGTTAACATATGTTAAAACTAACTTACTCTATATAAAGAATTTTGAAATTACTCCACCTACAAATCTAGCAGCAACGGTTTTTATACAAAGTGAATTATTAGGAATATAATAAGTACATTCCTTATTTAGCCATCCATTTTCTCTCCAATACAAATAATCTAAATTATCTTCTTTACTATATTGCTGCCAATTTTTTTGCTGTATTTTAAATATCATAAGAGAATAAAATGTGGGAATTAGTTTCTTATTAGTATAAAGAGAATCAAAGAATTTTTTAGCTATTGCATTAATTTCATTACTATATTCTAATTCAACTTTCTCCTTATCAATAAGTGCTCCAGTTCTAAAGTTTCTTTTGGCAGATATATAAGCCCCCCAGCTTTGAATAGCTGAGCTTATCGTTCTTATAGCATGGCTAGTTGCACCTCCACCTGAAGTTGTAATGATAATAGATGCCTTCCCTGAAAATGCTGGTCTATGGCAAATGAATGCCATTCTATCTATAAAATTTTTCATTATTCCATTAGCATCTTCAACATAAACCGGACTTGCAAAAATAACACCATCTGCCTCAATTATCTTGTCTCTTATATTAAGCAACCCATCATTTAGTGGACAATACTTTTCTCCCTTATTAAAGCAAATTCTGCATCCCAAACATAATTGTAATTCATAATCAAATAAATTTATCCACTCAACATCTAAATTTACACTTAGATTCATAGCATATTGTACTATTTCATTTTCTATGAATTTTACAATAGTCGCAGTATTACCCTTTTTTCTAGCACTACTTATTATTACAACTATCCTCAAAATTATCTCACCTCTATATTGGGAAAATATATCTGATAATTTTATGTTAATAAATTACATCCATTTCTTTATTTTTCTAGCAAATTCCTCTACATGTCTATTATCCGTTCCACAACATCCACCAATAACTTTTATTTTATGTTTATTATGAAGTTCTTCTATACTTAAGGCTAAATCTATTGGCGAATCTGATTTTATAGTCTCTAGGTTATCTAGCTCTTCTGGCTCAAGAGGAGATGCATTTGCTTGAATACCTAAGAAACGTTCTTTAACTAGGTTTGTTCTATTTACATCACTCCACAAGGCCTCACTTAATATACTAGGATGTACACAGTTAACCATATATCCTAGTGGTTTTCTATCTGTTGCTAAATCAATAGCACTAATAGCATGATTGATTATTGTTCCATCCAATAATGCCCCATTTCTTCTTATCATAAAGCTAATAATATAAGGTATATTTGTGCATTCCATTGCTTTTGCCATTCCAATAGCCTCAAAAATTTCTGGCATTATACCCGCAAACAAATAATCAACCTTTGATGACTCAAACTCTTTTGCTTGCCAAAGATGAAATCTATACCCCTCTTCTTTTGAGAGTGCTTCTTCATAATTGTATGCATCACCTTTGCATCCCATTAGTCCTCCGATAAATATTTTATTTTTATGAGAAGGATATTTTTCTCTAATATCTTTTAGAAAATCTACATTGTCCTTTATAATATTTTTATTATTATAAGAAGAATTTGATATTTTGGTCTTATTTGCTCTTCTGGTGGGTGTCATAATCATTATTGGCAAATCATATTTCTCTGAGGTCTCTATATACTCCATGTATATATTTCTAAGGACAGAAGCTTGTCTATCATTATAAATTAACCCCGCATGCATGATTTCTTCATCTAATTTAACATTGTATTCTTTCTTTAATCTTTCAACTATCGCCCCTTCTGTAAGTATATATTTATATTTATAAAAAGATGAAAGAAATGTATTATCATTATTCATTTCACAACTCATATTTTCGCCCCCTAAAATATGTATAATTAGAATATAACTTATGTTAAAACATATGTAAATATATTACTACTATACTATATTATGAAAGCTATTAACATAAAAAAGCCTAGCATAAAAGCTAGGCTTTAACATTTATTTTTGATACATTAATTCATAGTATTCTTTAAGCATTCTCTCCACTGAAAAATATTCTTTAGTACTATTAATGCTGGCTACCATCATATCAATCCATTTTTCTCTATTATCATAGTAAGTAGGAATAACCTTTGCTAGTAAAACCTTATATAAAGCATCCTTGTCATGCTCATCTAATTCCTCAAAATCCTCACTCTCAAAGCCATCTCCAAACTGCCAACCATTTACACCATCTTCACAAGCTTCTGGCCACCATCCATCTAATATTGAGCAGTTAATTACTCCATTCATTGCTGCCTTCATACCAGATGTTCCACTTGCTTCTAATGGTCTTCTTGGATTATTAAGCCATATATCAGAACCCCTAGTTAACATTTTACCTATGGTCATGTCGTAATTTTCTAGGAATACAACCGAATTTGGATAAAGTTTTGACATTTTAACTATATTCTCTACTATTTCTTTGCCTGTATCATCTAATGGGTGAGCTTTACCTGAAAAAACAATTTGAATCTTTCCTGATTTTAATAATGGTTCGATTATTTCTTTATCTGAAAAAATCAAGTTACTTCTTTTATATGGTGCTGCTCTCCTTGAGAATCCAATTAGTAATTTATCCTTATCTAATTTAACTTTATTTCTTTCATATACAAATTCAATTAATGCTTCTTTATTAAGCATATGCGCATTCCATATATTATTTTTACTATCTTCATCTCTATTAAAATCCTTAGCTGCCTTAAGCATTCTCTCATCAACCCAAGTCTTTAAATGAATAGCATTTGTTACTCCGATTATATCTGATTTTCCTTCTACATTCTTCCACATCTTATTAGCTGTGTCTTTGTGAAGCTGAGCTACTCCATTAGATATTTTTGATAGTCTTAATCCTCCTACTGTCATGTTAAAAGGTGACCCACCAATCTCTACAAGCTGTTCTATGGTTAACCCGCAATTAGCTCCCATGTACATTAATCTATCTATATAATGAGATTCATTTCCTTGAATTATAGGTGTATGTGTTGTAAATACTATCTCTTCTTGAGTCTTTTTAAATGCCTCATTGAAAGTTAATCCATCATCCATTTTCTCTCTTATTAATTCAAACCCTGCAAAAAGTGCATGTCCTTCATTAAAATGATATATATCTGTTTCTATTCCTAATGCCCTTAAGGCTTTAATTCCACCTATCCCTAGAACCATCTCTTGAGCTATTCTTTCTTCACCAAACCAACCATAAAGCTGACCAGTTATCCATGCATCTTCATTCTCTGGCAAATCAGTATCTAATAAATATATAGGTGCATTATCGTATTTATCAACTAACCATACCTTACATACTACATCTCTTTGGCGTATTTTTACCGTAACTTTAACTCCAGTATCCTTCAAAAAGTCATACTTATAATTATGATAAGCATCGTAAGGTTTATTATCCGCTCCTATAACTTGATCTGAATATCCTTGTTTCCAATTGATTCCTATTCCAACTATAGGGTAATTATATTCTTTTGCTCCCTTTAAATAATCTCCAGCAAGAATACCTAATCCCCCTGCATATGTTCTCATTTCAGTATCTAGAGCATATTCCATACAGAAATATGCAACACTTGGCAATTTCTTCATAAAATAACCACCTCTCAAAGCTATGAAAATAATATTACATTGTTATGAATAAGCTTACCCCTTTACAATTGTTTCTACAGCCATATTATACCATGTTATTTTATAAGCCAAATCAACTTTTTACCTTTATATATTAACTTTGTAAGTTCTCACAAAATTAAGAGTGTTACATTGTAAGTAAAACATAAAAAAATCCCCAAGGCGATTATGAGCCGTCGATTTTTTTCTCGCATCTGCCTTTCCAAACGCATGTGAGGAAAAATTGGCAGGCGACTAATTCTATTTTTTACTCTTTAGGGCAGTCTAGCAATCCTTAGGTTATGATTTAAACTCATAAAATTATTCTAAGACTAAAAATATTATCATTCCTAAAGAGTAAAAAATAGACCTAAAATAGGTCTATTAAAATTAACTAAAGATATTTCTCCTCTAAGTTTTCTAAAATATCTATATATAGTTTACTAACTTCATCTTCTATTGCATTATTTTCAAAATCTTCACATTCCTTATTTATTTGTTCAATCGTCTCTTTTGATAATTTTCTTTGTGCAAAAGTATAGACTGTATTGTCTTCTTTTTCAATATGTCTTGTAAGTAAGTGAGTATAGGACATTGCATTAGCGATTACATCTAGTTTACTTTCTTCATCTCCAGCTTTAACCCTATCTAAAGCTAGTTCAAGTTCCCTCATATGTAGTCTTCCTAAGTCATGTTCTACTAGCATACCTTGATTAACTAATTTATCAGCCACTCCTCCGATTTCACTTACCATTCTATTGAAAAGAATCTTTTCCTCTTTACCATGGTGATGATTATCAGCATAATTTCTTACAAAATCAATTATCTTAGAAAAGTCCTCATATGATATGTCCTCACCTTTTAAAATTCCAAAACAAACCTTTCTTACTACTACAAGCATTCTTTTAATATATTTATGTTCATCTACCATTAAACTAATTGCATCCATAGTTATCCTCCTAAATATTTTTTATTTTTAAACCGTAAAACCCTACCTTTTCCTTTGTTTCTGCTAGTTGCTTATCAACTACGCTAGCTTCGTTTATATGGTCAATTATTGTATCTGCTGTTATTTTAAGAATCTCG is a window encoding:
- a CDS encoding hemerythrin domain-containing protein → MDAISLMVDEHKYIKRMLVVVRKVCFGILKGEDISYEDFSKIIDFVRNYADNHHHGKEEKILFNRMVSEIGGVADKLVNQGMLVEHDLGRLHMRELELALDRVKAGDEESKLDVIANAMSYTHLLTRHIEKEDNTVYTFAQRKLSKETIEQINKECEDFENNAIEDEVSKLYIDILENLEEKYL
- the glgP gene encoding alpha-glucan family phosphorylase, whose product is MKKLPSVAYFCMEYALDTEMRTYAGGLGILAGDYLKGAKEYNYPIVGIGINWKQGYSDQVIGADNKPYDAYHNYKYDFLKDTGVKVTVKIRQRDVVCKVWLVDKYDNAPIYLLDTDLPENEDAWITGQLYGWFGEERIAQEMVLGIGGIKALRALGIETDIYHFNEGHALFAGFELIREKMDDGLTFNEAFKKTQEEIVFTTHTPIIQGNESHYIDRLMYMGANCGLTIEQLVEIGGSPFNMTVGGLRLSKISNGVAQLHKDTANKMWKNVEGKSDIIGVTNAIHLKTWVDERMLKAAKDFNRDEDSKNNIWNAHMLNKEALIEFVYERNKVKLDKDKLLIGFSRRAAPYKRSNLIFSDKEIIEPLLKSGKIQIVFSGKAHPLDDTGKEIVENIVKMSKLYPNSVVFLENYDMTIGKMLTRGSDIWLNNPRRPLEASGTSGMKAAMNGVINCSILDGWWPEACEDGVNGWQFGDGFESEDFEELDEHDKDALYKVLLAKVIPTYYDNREKWIDMMVASINSTKEYFSVERMLKEYYELMYQK
- a CDS encoding homocysteine S-methyltransferase family protein, with protein sequence MSCEMNNDNTFLSSFYKYKYILTEGAIVERLKKEYNVKLDEEIMHAGLIYNDRQASVLRNIYMEYIETSEKYDLPIMIMTPTRRANKTKISNSSYNNKNIIKDNVDFLKDIREKYPSHKNKIFIGGLMGCKGDAYNYEEALSKEEGYRFHLWQAKEFESSKVDYLFAGIMPEIFEAIGMAKAMECTNIPYIISFMIRRNGALLDGTIINHAISAIDLATDRKPLGYMVNCVHPSILSEALWSDVNRTNLVKERFLGIQANASPLEPEELDNLETIKSDSPIDLALSIEELHNKHKIKVIGGCCGTDNRHVEEFARKIKKWM
- a CDS encoding flavodoxin family protein; this translates as MRIVVIISSARKKGNTATIVKFIENEIVQYAMNLSVNLDVEWINLFDYELQLCLGCRICFNKGEKYCPLNDGLLNIRDKIIEADGVIFASPVYVEDANGIMKNFIDRMAFICHRPAFSGKASIIITTSGGGATSHAIRTISSAIQSWGAYISAKRNFRTGALIDKEKVELEYSNEINAIAKKFFDSLYTNKKLIPTFYSLMIFKIQQKNWQQYSKEDNLDYLYWRENGWLNKECTYYIPNNSLCIKTVAARFVGGVISKFFI
- a CDS encoding FMN-binding protein codes for the protein MSKRKIIVSIIGIAAIIAIYFGVKGIKSYMDLKTYQKQVNDIVISEVDLTKVPDGTYEGSTETLWVAAEVKVTVKDHKITKIDLVKHKYDRGKPAEVLVDKVVEDQKVKVDTVSGATVSSKVILKSIEKALESAGK